A window of Rhododendron vialii isolate Sample 1 chromosome 11a, ASM3025357v1 genomic DNA:
CCgacgaacccgacccgacccgaagggtttcgggcggggccgaacatgtggttcggtcgggtacgggtacatgtttccaaaaaaatcagtttttcggttcggggttcgGGGGGGCTGTTTTATCTTACCCGACCAAACCGGCCAAAAAGGTAACGAATTCATTTagtttacttcggttttggtcggacccgacccgaccaaaaaatcGGTTACACGGCCAGGTATCCCCCCTCCTTCGATTCGGGTTCGGGTCCAAAAAAGCGATAACCGACCAGTCGGATCGGgttcggggccgaacccgacccgtccaCACCCCTAGGTACTACTATTAGACTTCCAATAATTCTCAAGAAATTCAGTGCCATCAGTCGACGGTAAATTAAATTTGGCATCGACAGAACTCGCAGGTTGAAGGTGCAACATGGTGatcattttgtagttttttataatacaTGGGTGCTCTTGGCCTTTCAACAAATCCCAGGGTAAGCGGTGTAATTTATCCAACATTCCCCAGTCTATGAAAACAGCACTCCTCGTCATCGTCTCTTCTCCTcgtgttctctctctccaaaacccctctctctctactctgTCCGAACTATCAACCCCACTAGAATCTCGATCACGCTCTACTCTCGCTCTCTCTGTCTCCTCTCGAAAACCTTTGCCAATCCTGTTGGAAAATaatggcggcggcggcgtcGTGGCAGCCCCAAGAGCAAGGGTTCAAAGAGATCTGCGGCTTACTCGAACAGCAGATGTCGCCGACTTCCGATAAGTCTCAGATATGGCAGCAACTCCAGCACTACTCTCAGTTCCCCGATTTCAATAATTACCTCGCTTTTATCCTCGCACGTGCCGAGGTACCCGCTCAATTCCCCCACGATTGCTTCTTTCTTGTGAAAATAGGCGTGATTCTTTCCAGACTGGATGTTTGTAGGCCCTGAttggttttatttttccttGATGTGCTGgagttgtttttgtttgattcgGTTAGCCTATGGTCTGTTGGAAATTGGAAGTTATTCTTATGGTTATTGTAGCTGCTGTTTGATTGATAGATGCGGTTGATGGAATGGTTCTTCATTTGGCAACACGTAcctattttgtttgtcttttcccTTGTTGTAGTAGCATATAGTTTAGGGCTTTCATAACTGCACTCTTCTGCTTTGCTGGCGTGGTCGggatgttttttcagaaaaagtaATTATCATTGTGAAATTTCTGCTTAGCCTATCAAACAAGTAACTTAGATTGCAATATCGATGTTTCGAATAACATAGATAAAATATCTTCAATTCTAGGAACGTATGTGTGGAAAAAGTTTAAGGTGTCAATCAACTCAAGTCTCATTTATCTACTCTATTGTGCAAATTTCACTCCATATAGCTCTGCCATTGGCTGCCCTTGATCTTTAATTAAGTAACAAGTGCTATGTAACCAATGTTTGATGACATTCACTATAGGATCAGATCCTTTCAACTGTTAATGCTTTACGTTCAATTCCCGTTATATGATTATTCTTTTCTTTACTCTTTCTTCCCTGGTGTAGTATCACTGTCACGTGTAATAGCTTGCGAACACAAGTGGTAACTCGCAAATAATTAGGTAGTAAATCAAGTCTCAGTTACAGGAGTAGCTTGGTAATGTGGGAAAGATATCTATATTTCCCAATGCATATGCCCTGGGTATGAGTTTTCACATACTGATGGCCACTCCAGTTATAGTGTTGATTATTCTGTTCTCTGTTACTTAAACAGGGTAAACCATTGGAGGTTCGACAGGCTGCTGGATTGTTACTGAAGAATAACCTTAGGACTGCCTTCAAATCAATGGCTCCTCCATATCAGCAGTATATCAAGTCGGAGTTGTTGCCTTGTTTGGGAGCAACTGATAGGCATATAAGGTCTACTGCTGGGACCATTATAAGTGTAGTTGTTCAGATTGGGGGGGTTTTCGGATGGCCTGAGCTGCTTCATACCCTTGTTAAGTGCTTGGAGAGTAATGAATTAAATCACATGGAAGGTGGTATGGATGCTTTGTCCAAGGTATGTGTTGTGAGATTGTTCATTCAACTTTCCCGGTCTTACTTTGTTAGCTGTATAAGACCTTTTGTTCATGCTGTGATGGTATTGTGATTGTCAGTATCTCATTCATTTTAGACTACTACCATGATAACATGTGGTACTGGCCATGGATGTACAAAAAAGTACAGCTTACGGGCATTTATAGATCATGTTTCCTTATTTTGCTACGGATGTTGAGTTATGGTGCTGGAAAGAATGGCGATGGGGTTATTCTGTGGCAAATTATAGAATATCACGAGGGACTACGATAAGATCTTTAGACCTGCTATTTGTACCTGCTATAGTAGTCGTGTTTCTTCCTCTTTCGATTAATGCCTCTCTTTAACACATGGATGATGTGTGTAAGACAGATTTGTGAGGATATTCCTCAAGAGCTTGATGCAGATATGCCTGGATTAACTGAGCGACCCATCAATGTTTTCCTTCCTAGATTATTGCAGGTGACTGAGCTATTACTGCTTGCAGAGACGTTTGGTtataacttcttcttttaaacTTTTGACATGTGGTTTCTATTAAAACAGCTTTTTCAGTCACCGCATGCATCACTAAGAAAGCTTTCCTTGGGTTCTGTGAATCAATACATTATGTTGATGCCTGAAGTGAGTACATCTTGTTGTTTATTCCTTTGTATTATGTGCATTTTTTCTTGCTAATTGCTGTTCCCAGGGACCTAATCCGACTGCTGGATGGTTGGTACTTATTACAAAGTTTTATCTCCTTGTAGGCTTTATATATGTCCATGGATAAATATCTGCAAGGTTTGTTCATTCTTGCTAATGACCCTGCTGCGGAGGTGCGGAAGTTGGTAAGTTGTTGATGGAATGGCACTTCTGTTACTACTGTTTCATTGTTGAAATCCTTGCTTTTGTGGGTCACACTCTACACTATCTGTCCACTTGCGCTGCGGACTTGTATGGTGCTTTGCAGCATTAACTGTAGTTTGAGATGACATGTACGATGATGTATGATACTTGTGCTGCATTTTTTCCAAGAAATGCATTGGAGTGCTAGGATGTAGAAATTCATTTTACAATTTCATGATTAGAATCATGGGACGCTGTTGACTTTATCTTTGCTGTTTCTATTCTTCCCTTTCCTCTGTTCTTTTTGCTGGgctgggggggggggagggggggggggggggtgttggtGCTGGGAGCTAGGCGTTGGTATTGAAACTACCACATGGTCTACATGCTGGATTCTTGGGAGGTGGTTCATCATTAAAATGAATAACGGAAGTAGTTTAGATAGTTGTGAAGATTGCAACCTCGAGCTTCTGGGTTATTCAACGAAATGGCTATTGAAATCTATTATGTTTTACAAGGCTTTTTTTGTCTTACTTTCATCTGTTTGTTGCTTTCTGTATTTAAATTAGGTCTGTGCGGCATTCGTTCAATTAATTGAAGTTCGTCCAGATTTCTTGGAGGTGGGCATTTATCCTGTTGTATTGTAGTTTGAATTATCATGTATTATTCCCGTATTTCACTAGTTCATTTCTCACATCCCCCTTGTTTCTTCGTTGTCATTCCTGAAGCGATAATTCTATTTTATGCAGCCACTTCTGAGGAATGTAATCGAGTATATGTTGCAAGTCAACAAGGACCCTGACGATGAGGTTGCCCTTGAAGCCTGTGAATTTTGGTAATCCTCTCCTTGTGTAGTCCGTTTTCTTTATGCTTAGGAAATGCATAGCTTTCATCATGGTTTTGTGCAAGAACAGTGGAACAAGTTTGGATGCCTTGTGTTTTCCATATACTCAATATATAATAACCCTTCAAATGTCGATTAGGAGCTGTACTTCAGTTTTTTATGCGACTCGCCATAAACTGAGATCATGCTATCATGGGGAGATCTGAGTCATCTGGCAGTAACTTTGATATGTAGTCATCTGTTATGTTTGGCTTGCTCAAGTTTCGCTTTCAGAGTTGTTTCCAATGCTGCTTTTGTAATACTGATTATGGTTCACAGGTCTGCATATTGCGAAACCCAATTACCACCTGAGAACCTACGAGAGTTCTTGCCACGGTTAATTCCAGTATAGCTCAAGCtgccattcttcttctctttgtATTGCTAATTTCATATTTAAGGGCAACAATAATCAACGCTGGTCACATCTGCCAAAACATTGTAGGTTTTGTTGTCAAACATGGTTTACGCTGATGATGACGAATCCCTTGTGGATGCGGAGGTCAGGTTTTCTAGATCATCTTCCATTTGAGTTAATTTTCTGTTGGCACTTCAATTAAATCTTCGTCATACGATCATATAACTGCAGGAGGATGGATCTCTGCCAGATCGAGACCAGGTATGGGTTTAGCTTTTGTTCTTGCTATGCTTGGTTGATTATCCAAAAACATTCTGCTTGGCTTGCTGTTTGTAATAGTGATTTTACATTAAAACCTTGATATACAGGATCTGAGGCCCCGCTTTCACTCATCACGGTTGCATGGATCTGAGAATGCAGAAGATGATGTACGTTTCCGACATCACTGATTGGTGAAACTGAAATATGACCCTGAGTGCTTTTGTAGAACATTGTGAGGCCAATGAGGCTTGGATGGAAGAAAGTCTTTTGCTAAATCATTTGAGTTTTTGTCACCACAGGATGATGACATAGTCAACATTTGGAGTTTACGTAAATGTAGCGCAGCTGCTCTAGATATTCTCTCCAATGTGTTCGGAGATGAGATTTTACCAACATTGATGCCTATAGTTCAGGTAATCAtccatttgttttttcctcAAACAGGTTGTTTGTTGGGTTCCTAccattgtctctctctctctctctctctctctctctctctctctctctcttctgatGAGTAAGTATGCTAATGGCTAAGGTGTTGGGAAGGTGTTAATTCCGTTGAGTTGATAGTGTTTCGTAGTGATTTAatatgaagataaaaaaaatcaatgaattTATAAAACGTTGAGTAAGATACTTATCTAATGGTGACTCCGTAGCAGTGAAATTCTTGTAATTTAGAAGACACGTGATTGAAGGCTTAGCATCGACTTGTATTAGTCATTCTATTACTCTTGTATTTGTCATTTGAAAGGTTGCTTTCTATGCTGGAAAGTTTTCTTTTTGACAATGGTAATTTACTGGAGTATAAAGGAtgcaaacaaatttttttcattagcAGTATAAACCAAAGACACATGCTCATgtatattacacacacacacagacacacatgtatatatgcattttggttattggtaaataacctctcttttttttttggtttagtttaGTACTATGATCAAGTAAAAGGTCAACACATATAGACAACTTTCCTTTTTGGAgtattggatttttgtttttgactcCTTTCGGGAGTAGTAACAAGATCAAGTAAATAACATACTTAAATGCAATTATTGCCTTAATGTCTTCTCATTAATCATTATTGAGTGGGAGACGTGTGGGCTGATTGGGAATTAAAAGATGTTTACATTAGTGCTCCGCAAGCGATGTACTTGCGGTTAAACATTATTTCTTGTTCTTAGATGCCGAGTCTCTGCAGGCTAAGTTATCCACTACTGATGAACCATCCtggaaagaaagggaagctGCAGTTTTAGCTCTTGGTGCTATTGCAGAGGGTTGCATCAATGGTCTTTATCCCCACTTATCGGAGGTAATCGTTATCTTGTAGTTAGATGCTGATTCACTTGCTTTTGGAGGTGTCAATTAATGAGTTAAATGACCGGGACAATGCTTTTTGTCTTCTGGTTTCAGTCAATCGTATCTCTTATTCTGGTGTGACTCTTGGAGTTTGTATCTCCGATTTGTGGTTAATCTTGTTTATGTAGGCATTTTGTTTCTATTGCTTGTTTGGTGCCGTCTTTGTTAAATTGAAATATTAGTTACATGGAAAATGTTCCTTTGCTTAAGAAGCAGGACAATATACTGCTTCATTTACTTGTAGAATGTTGTGTATCAGATTCTAATTAGGATTTTAAAATATGTGCAGATTGTTGCGTTTCTTATCCCACTTCTGGATGATAAGTTTCCTTTGATACGGAGTATCTCATGTTGGACAGTTTCTCGATTTAGTAAATACATTGTTCAGGTTTGGATTTATTATATTTATTATCGCATTTGCTTGAAGTAGTCAAAACTATTTCTGAAGTCGAATTTCTTTGATCATCTTACCAGGGTGTTGACCATCAAGAAGGCCATGAGCAATTTGATAAAGTTCTGATGGGGCTTCTAAGAAGAATACTGGATGATAACAAGCGGGTGCAAGAGGCTGCTTGTTCTGCTTTTGCAACCCTTGAAGAGGTTGCTACTGAAATGGAAGCTTTGAGATTGTCTTTGTGCTTTTCATTCTCATAGTGTTTTCGTATTATTGGCAGGAAGCTGCTGAAAAGTTGGCACCACGCTTGGAAATCATTCTGCAACACTTAATGTGTGCCTTCGGAAAATATCAGGTTGGTTGGTACCTTATATTCACTAAGCTCAACATGATTCATCATTAAGTGGAGCTGTTGTTTGCATATTAAAGATGGCAtgcttatttatttatgtattttgCACATAAGCCTCTCCTCTCTCGGTGCCTTATCTTTTCTATGTGATTATATCCAGAGGCGGAACCTCAGGATCGTGTATGATGCTATCGGAACTTTAGCAGATGCTGTTGGAAGGGAACTAAATCAGGTAAACTGTCTATTGTGCATACAAGTTTTCTATGCATCACATACGACTCACATGCGGGCTTAATTTTATTGGTGCCATATGCCAGCATATCAATTTGATAGCTTCCTTTCCAGTCATGTCTATTGATCTGTTGTTGTATCAAAAGCTCTGTTCATTCTATGCATATCATCTCAATAGTGTGTGGCTGATTTGCCTTAATGATGACTTGCAGCCCACATATCTTGATATTTTGATGCCACCGTTAATTGCAAAGTGGCAACAACTTCCAAACTCAGACAAAGACCTTTTTCCCCTGCTGGAGTGCTTTACATCCATAGCGCAGGTACATGTTGCATTGTGTTTTGGCAATTTTATGTTCTTTTAGTAAAGATATTTTGTTGTCTGGAGTAAGCAGCCATTTTCTTTTCAGAGGTTATGTTGTGCATCTGGGTATGTGTGTGCGCTAAATGAAAACTTCTACACTACCTTATCTATATTGATTGTGAACAGTTAATGCTTCATTTGGTAGATTTAAGACACAGCACTCAGTAGTTTAACAGTAATATCCTGTATGTGGTTTTGTGATTGGGGTTGATTTTCAACTTCTATGACAACTATTGCATATTGGCATTTGCAGTTGGCTTATCTATTGAGGCATTTGTTTCCAATGTGGTCTTCTTTATGCAGTGATGCTAATTATCAGTATAGCATGTCTTGCTGGCTTGATAAGATCTGAGCCGAAAATGAGAAATAGTCTTAAAATTGAGCAGTTCACTTCCCTTCTGCTTGTAGGCTGGCACCAACATGCGGCCTATGAGAGAAGGCCTTTTGGCTTTGGGCCTCTGCCTCTATAGGAGGCTCTTATAATAACTTTTTGCGTAAATTAAAATACAAGATACTGCACAAGAAATTCTTCGGAAGATATGCGCTCTATCAGGATCATGAACTCTTTCATTTTACATGGAGACCATAGTTCAGTTTCCTTAGGACTCACATGTTAACCAATTCGGAGAACTTTCTGCATTTGGGTGAACTATCAAGttgaaaactagtatatgagcctggccACTCCACTTATTGTCTATTGATTTTGAGTCAGATGTTTTAACATGCTATAAGATCTAGACTCTGTAGATTGACTTCACAtatgtttgtgccataagtggaCATTGTTTGTTATGATATTATATTGGGATCTTTTCTTTAGGTCTCCATGTGTGACTTGGATcttttgtttacctctccacttGTGAGTCAGGGTTTGGGCACACGGGAGAGTGTTaagagtttgtcccacattgatcAATTCCGAAACTAGTATTTGAGTTTGGATGGCCTCTACGGGGCTCATTGCCAAATTGGTTTTTTCCTGTATGCTTGAACAGCAGTTCCTTAGTGCAACAGAATATCTGCAAAGTACCTTGTATCGTAATTGATCTTGTATTCTTTACCTTGCCATTACAGGTGCTTTTCAGGTTCAGCTTTCTATTTTCTGGATATGATTGCTATAAAATCCTGAAGGATTAATTACTGGGAGTTACAGTGGTGAAAAGTATAATGTATTTGTGCTTTCTTTCAGGCATTGGGTACTGGATTTTTGCAGTTTGCTCAACCTGTATTCCAGAGGTGCATAAACATCATCCAGTCCCAACAATTGGCAAAGGTGTCAATTAACATAATAATTTCATCGTTTCTTGTATCAATAGTGTTAACGTGTTAGTTTCATGGATACATTATATCTTTAATTCTTGTGAGTTTGCAGTTGGTCTTTCTTGCATGGTTTTACTTTTTATCTTTGCAATGGTATTTGCGATTTCAGACATCATTTTATGCTTTAATATGTCCCAGTGTCCCTTGAGCCCTTGTGTATTAATCTTTGGGAGTCTTCTTATAGAATTTAGACTAAGGTGCTAACATATTTCCTTTTGTGGCCTCTAAACTCATCTTGTTGGGGATAATGGTTGGCTTTTATA
This region includes:
- the LOC131307452 gene encoding transportin-1, with product MAAAASWQPQEQGFKEICGLLEQQMSPTSDKSQIWQQLQHYSQFPDFNNYLAFILARAEGKPLEVRQAAGLLLKNNLRTAFKSMAPPYQQYIKSELLPCLGATDRHIRSTAGTIISVVVQIGGVFGWPELLHTLVKCLESNELNHMEGGMDALSKICEDIPQELDADMPGLTERPINVFLPRLLQLFQSPHASLRKLSLGSVNQYIMLMPEALYMSMDKYLQGLFILANDPAAEVRKLVCAAFVQLIEVRPDFLEPLLRNVIEYMLQVNKDPDDEVALEACEFWSAYCETQLPPENLREFLPRLIPVLLSNMVYADDDESLVDAEEDGSLPDRDQDLRPRFHSSRLHGSENAEDDDDDIVNIWSLRKCSAAALDILSNVFGDEILPTLMPIVQAKLSTTDEPSWKEREAAVLALGAIAEGCINGLYPHLSEIVAFLIPLLDDKFPLIRSISCWTVSRFSKYIVQGVDHQEGHEQFDKVLMGLLRRILDDNKRVQEAACSAFATLEEEAAEKLAPRLEIILQHLMCAFGKYQRRNLRIVYDAIGTLADAVGRELNQPTYLDILMPPLIAKWQQLPNSDKDLFPLLECFTSIAQALGTGFLQFAQPVFQRCINIIQSQQLAKVDPVSAGVQYDKEFVVCSLDLLSGLVEGLGSGIESLVSQSSLKDLLLQCCMDDAPDVRQSAFALLGDLARVCPVHLRPRLSEFLEVASKQLNTPKLKETISVANNACWAIGEFAVKVRQEISPIVMTVISCLVPILQHAEELNKSLIENSAITLGRLAWVCPELVSPHMEYFMQSWCIALTMIRDDIEKEDAFRGLCAVVRANPSGALSSLAFLCKAIASWHEIRSEDLHNEVCQVLHGYKQMLKDGGWDQCMSALEAPVKDQLSKYKV